One Streptomyces sp. R28 DNA window includes the following coding sequences:
- a CDS encoding molybdopterin oxidoreductase family protein gives MKSDERRTRKRDRTPKTYTRLTRPLVRDSRDEPFRPASWEEALDRAAHGLAAARGAFGMFSCARATNEMNYVAQKFARVVMGTNNVDSCNRTCHAPSVAGLSAAFGSGGGTSSYEEIEHTDVIVMWGSNARFAHPIFFQHVLKGIRNGARMYAVDPRRTSTAEWAESWLGLNVGTDIPMAHAIGREIIHAGLANEAFIERATSGFEEYKALVEPWTLSLAEKVTGVPAAAIRELAHAYARAERAQLCWTLGITEHHNGTDNVRALINLSLLTGHVGRYGSGLQPLRGQNNVQGGGDMGAIPNRLPGFQDILDPGSRLKFESAWDTVIQPHYGLNLTEMFEAMEEGTLKAVYCIGENPAQSEADSEQAVRRMRQLDFLVVQDIFLTKTAQLADVILPATAGWAETDGTTTNSERRVQRVRRAVTPPGEAREDIDIICELAARLGHEWKYADAEAVWNELRSVSPDHYGMTYERLAEHQGIQWPCPTTDGLEPTYLHGRLWEKDPAKRGMPAPFGIVQHDPPVDLTDEEYPIRLTTGRRLDSYNTGVQSGSFASPLRRGEFVELCPEDAERYGVVVGEEVRVSSRRGSVVAPVWIDTALRPGLAFMTMHFPDEVDTNQLTIEANCPIAGTAEFKASAIRIEKLPVVTVVTNVR, from the coding sequence ATGAAATCTGACGAACGCCGCACGAGGAAACGCGACCGGACCCCGAAGACCTACACCCGGCTCACCCGTCCCCTCGTCCGGGACTCCCGCGACGAGCCCTTCCGGCCGGCGAGCTGGGAGGAGGCACTGGACCGTGCCGCCCACGGACTGGCGGCGGCCCGCGGCGCGTTCGGCATGTTCTCCTGCGCCCGCGCGACCAACGAGATGAACTACGTCGCCCAGAAGTTCGCCCGCGTCGTGATGGGCACCAACAACGTCGACTCCTGCAACCGCACCTGCCACGCCCCGAGCGTGGCGGGCCTTTCGGCGGCCTTCGGCTCGGGCGGGGGCACCTCGTCGTACGAGGAGATCGAGCACACCGACGTCATCGTGATGTGGGGTTCCAACGCCCGCTTCGCGCATCCGATCTTCTTCCAGCACGTACTGAAGGGGATCAGGAACGGCGCCCGGATGTACGCCGTCGACCCGCGCCGCACCTCCACCGCCGAGTGGGCGGAGAGCTGGCTCGGGCTGAACGTCGGCACCGACATCCCGATGGCGCACGCGATCGGCCGCGAGATCATCCACGCGGGCCTCGCGAACGAGGCGTTCATCGAGCGGGCGACGAGCGGCTTCGAGGAGTACAAGGCGCTGGTCGAGCCGTGGACGCTGTCCCTCGCCGAGAAGGTGACGGGCGTACCGGCCGCCGCCATACGGGAGTTGGCGCACGCCTACGCCCGCGCCGAGCGCGCCCAGCTGTGCTGGACCCTCGGCATCACCGAGCACCACAACGGCACCGACAACGTCCGCGCACTGATCAACCTCTCCCTGCTGACGGGGCACGTGGGGCGCTACGGCTCGGGGCTCCAGCCCCTGCGCGGCCAGAACAACGTGCAGGGCGGCGGCGACATGGGCGCGATCCCCAACCGTCTGCCCGGCTTCCAGGACATCCTCGACCCCGGCTCCCGCCTGAAGTTCGAGTCGGCCTGGGACACCGTCATCCAGCCGCACTACGGGCTCAACCTCACCGAGATGTTCGAGGCGATGGAGGAGGGCACGCTCAAGGCCGTCTACTGCATCGGCGAGAACCCGGCGCAGTCGGAGGCCGACAGCGAGCAGGCCGTACGGCGCATGCGGCAGCTGGACTTCCTCGTCGTCCAGGACATCTTCCTCACGAAGACGGCACAGCTGGCCGACGTCATCCTCCCCGCGACCGCCGGGTGGGCGGAGACCGACGGCACGACCACCAACAGCGAGCGGCGGGTTCAGCGGGTGCGACGGGCCGTCACGCCGCCCGGCGAGGCGCGCGAGGACATCGACATCATCTGCGAGCTGGCGGCCCGGCTCGGCCACGAGTGGAAGTACGCCGACGCCGAGGCGGTGTGGAACGAGCTCAGGTCCGTCTCGCCGGACCACTACGGGATGACGTACGAACGCCTGGCGGAGCACCAGGGCATCCAGTGGCCGTGCCCGACCACCGACGGGCTCGAACCGACCTACCTGCACGGCCGGTTGTGGGAGAAGGATCCGGCGAAGCGCGGGATGCCGGCGCCCTTCGGGATCGTCCAGCACGATCCGCCGGTCGACCTCACCGACGAGGAGTACCCGATCCGGCTCACCACCGGACGGCGGCTCGACTCCTACAACACCGGTGTGCAGAGCGGGAGTTTCGCCTCCCCGCTGCGCCGCGGCGAGTTCGTCGAGCTGTGCCCGGAGGACGCCGAGCGGTACGGGGTCGTGGTCGGCGAGGAGGTCCGGGTGAGTTCGCGGCGCGGGTCGGTCGTCGCGCCGGTGTGGATCGACACCGCGCTGCGGCCCGGGCTGGCCTTCATGACCATGCACTTTCCCGACGAGGTGGACACCAACCAGCTGACGATCGAGGCGAACTGCCCGATCGCGGGGACGGCGGAGTTCAAGGCGTCGGCGATCCGGATCGAGAAGCTCCCCGTCGTGACCGTAGTGACGAACGTGAGGTGA
- a CDS encoding 2-dehydropantoate 2-reductase, which yields MKVAVLGAGAIGAYVGAALHRAGADVHLIARGPHLAAMRQHGVRVLSPRGDFTARAHATDDPADIGPVDYVFLGLKANSYAACGPLIEPLLHDTTAVVAAQNGIPWWYFHRHGGPHDGHRVESVDPDGAVSAALAPERAVGCVVYAATELEGPGVVRHLEGTRFSVGEPDRSVSGRCLALSEAMVAGGLKCPVEPDLRNDIWLKLLGNISFNPISALARATMRQMCLHGGTRKVIEIMMTETLSVAEALGCEVGVSIERRLAGAERVGDHRTSTLQDLERGKPLELDVLLAAVVELAEITGVPVPTLRTVHAISDLLALRSAA from the coding sequence GTGAAAGTTGCAGTCCTCGGCGCCGGTGCGATCGGCGCCTACGTCGGAGCCGCACTGCATCGCGCCGGCGCCGACGTGCACCTCATCGCCCGTGGACCGCATCTGGCGGCCATGAGGCAGCACGGGGTGCGGGTGCTCAGCCCGCGCGGCGACTTCACCGCCCGCGCACACGCGACCGACGACCCGGCCGACATCGGCCCGGTCGACTACGTCTTCCTGGGCCTGAAGGCCAACTCGTACGCGGCGTGCGGGCCGCTCATCGAGCCCCTTCTGCACGACACCACGGCGGTCGTCGCGGCCCAGAACGGCATCCCCTGGTGGTACTTCCACCGGCACGGTGGTCCGCACGACGGCCACCGCGTCGAGAGTGTGGACCCGGACGGCGCGGTCAGTGCGGCGCTCGCGCCCGAACGGGCCGTCGGCTGTGTCGTATACGCGGCCACCGAGCTCGAAGGGCCGGGCGTCGTACGGCACTTGGAAGGCACCCGGTTCTCCGTCGGCGAGCCCGACCGCAGCGTCTCCGGGCGCTGTCTCGCGCTCAGCGAGGCCATGGTCGCCGGCGGCCTCAAGTGCCCGGTGGAGCCCGACCTGCGCAACGACATCTGGCTCAAACTGCTCGGCAACATCTCCTTCAACCCGATCAGCGCGCTGGCCCGCGCCACCATGCGGCAGATGTGCCTGCACGGCGGCACCCGCAAGGTCATCGAGATCATGATGACCGAGACGCTCTCGGTCGCCGAGGCCCTCGGCTGCGAGGTCGGTGTGTCCATCGAGCGCCGGCTCGCGGGCGCGGAGCGGGTCGGCGACCACCGCACCTCCACGCTCCAGGACCTGGAGCGCGGCAAGCCGCTCGAACTCGACGTACTCCTCGCGGCCGTCGTCGAGTTGGCGGAGATCACCGGCGTGCCGGTGCCCACCCTGCGCACCGTGCACGCCATCTCGGACCTGCTCGCGCTGAGGAGCGCCGCATGA
- a CDS encoding OFA family MFS transporter, producing the protein MSPPVAPPGWSRWLVPPAALSVHLSIGQAYAWSVFKPPLESALGLSGTQSALPFQLGIVMLGLSAAFGGTLVERNGPRWAMTVALICFSSGFLLSALGAATEQYWLIVLGYGFVGGIGLGIGYISPVSTLIKWFPDRPGMATGIAIMGFGGGALIASPWSAQMLESFGSDSTGIAMAFLVHGLSYAVFMLLGVLLIRVPRTEKPVSDGPSVFDGPQVSARNAVRTPQFWCLWVVLCMNVTAGIGILEKAAPMITDFFANTSTTVSASAAAGFVALLSAANMAGRIGWSSTSDLIGRKNIYRLYLGVGALMYGLIALAGDSSKPLFILCALVILSFYGGGFATIPAYLKDLFGTYQVGAIHGRLLTAWSTAGVLGPLIINWIADRQEEAGKDGSSLYTMSLFIMIGLLAVGFVANELVRPVHPRHHIPAPESKEAPDVQRQQPA; encoded by the coding sequence ATGAGTCCCCCTGTCGCTCCTCCGGGATGGAGCCGCTGGCTGGTTCCGCCCGCCGCTCTGTCGGTCCATCTGTCCATCGGCCAGGCCTACGCCTGGAGTGTGTTCAAGCCGCCGCTCGAGTCCGCGCTCGGCCTCAGCGGCACACAGAGCGCCCTGCCGTTCCAACTCGGCATCGTCATGCTCGGTCTGTCGGCCGCGTTCGGCGGCACGCTGGTGGAGCGCAACGGGCCGCGCTGGGCGATGACCGTCGCCCTGATCTGCTTCTCGTCCGGCTTCCTGCTCTCCGCGCTCGGCGCGGCCACCGAGCAGTACTGGCTGATCGTCCTCGGCTACGGCTTCGTCGGCGGGATCGGCCTCGGCATCGGCTACATCTCGCCGGTCTCGACACTGATCAAGTGGTTCCCGGACCGGCCCGGCATGGCCACCGGCATCGCCATCATGGGCTTCGGCGGCGGCGCGCTGATCGCCTCGCCCTGGTCGGCACAGATGCTGGAGTCGTTCGGCAGTGACAGCACCGGGATCGCGATGGCGTTCCTGGTGCACGGGCTGTCGTACGCCGTCTTCATGCTGCTCGGTGTGCTGCTGATCCGGGTGCCGCGCACCGAGAAGCCGGTGAGCGACGGGCCCAGCGTCTTCGACGGACCGCAGGTGTCCGCCCGCAACGCCGTACGCACACCGCAGTTCTGGTGTCTGTGGGTCGTGCTCTGCATGAACGTGACCGCGGGCATCGGCATTCTGGAGAAGGCCGCGCCGATGATCACGGACTTCTTCGCGAACACGTCGACAACGGTGTCGGCGTCGGCCGCCGCCGGCTTCGTCGCCCTGCTGTCCGCCGCCAACATGGCGGGCCGCATCGGCTGGTCGTCGACCTCCGACCTGATCGGACGCAAGAACATCTACCGTCTGTACCTGGGCGTGGGCGCCCTCATGTACGGGCTGATCGCGCTCGCCGGCGACTCGTCGAAGCCGCTGTTCATCCTGTGCGCGCTGGTGATCCTGTCCTTCTACGGCGGCGGCTTCGCGACGATCCCCGCGTATCTGAAGGACCTCTTCGGGACCTACCAGGTGGGCGCCATCCACGGCCGGCTGCTCACCGCCTGGTCCACGGCCGGCGTCCTCGGGCCGCTGATCATCAACTGGATCGCCGACCGGCAGGAGGAGGCCGGCAAGGACGGCTCGTCCCTGTACACGATGTCCCTGTTCATCATGATCGGGCTGCTCGCGGTCGGCTTCGTCGCCAACGAACTCGTCCGGCCCGTCCACCCCCGCCACCACATCCCCGCCCCGGAGTCGAAGGAGGCCCCAGATGTCCAGCGACAGCAGCCCGCCTAG
- a CDS encoding DUF6232 family protein, whose translation MAFKREVISVRVSRRILWIGAEAYPLNNIARAQVIKIVPARAAAVGRFLSQAVLCVVIWVAARALSGEEQVLSDAGPGFLTIATVVALGVLVIATVKLLSVLLRRHYFALVIETAGTPRTALVSADPNLVDQLVVNIMDAIDNPQAAFSMQVENFHLGDKIQQFGDRNVGKVA comes from the coding sequence GTGGCATTCAAAAGAGAAGTCATCAGTGTCCGCGTCAGCCGCCGTATTCTGTGGATCGGCGCGGAGGCATATCCGCTGAACAACATCGCGCGGGCACAGGTCATCAAGATCGTGCCCGCGCGTGCCGCCGCGGTGGGGCGTTTCCTTTCGCAGGCTGTGCTCTGCGTGGTCATCTGGGTGGCGGCCAGGGCACTGTCGGGGGAGGAGCAGGTCCTTTCGGACGCGGGCCCGGGCTTCCTGACCATTGCGACCGTCGTCGCCCTCGGCGTGCTCGTCATCGCCACCGTGAAACTCCTCAGTGTTCTGCTGAGGCGCCACTATTTCGCCCTGGTGATCGAAACGGCGGGGACTCCACGCACCGCGCTGGTGAGTGCCGACCCGAATCTCGTGGACCAGCTCGTCGTCAACATCATGGACGCGATCGACAATCCGCAGGCCGCTTTCAGTATGCAGGTCGAGAACTTCCATCTCGGCGACAAGATTCAGCAATTCGGCGACCGGAACGTGGGCAAGGTGGCCTGA
- a CDS encoding beta-ketoacyl-ACP synthase III, translating to MNGSRIAAVGHYQPAKVLTNEDLAGIVATSDEWITSRVGIRTRHIAGPDEPVDELAAHAAAKALAAAGLAPGDIDLVLVATSTAIDRSPNMAARVAARLGIPSPAAMDINVVCAGFTHALATADHAVRAGAAARALVIGADKMSDVTDWSDRTTCVLVGDGAGAAVVEASQEAGIGPVLWGSVPEMGHAVRIEGQPARFAQEGQSVYRWATTQLPAIARRACERSGLAPEDLAAVVLHQANLRIIEPLAVKIGAVNAVVARDVSESGNTSAASIPLALSKLVEQGRISSGDPVLLFGFGGNLSYAGQVVRCP from the coding sequence ATGAACGGCTCGCGCATCGCCGCTGTCGGCCACTACCAGCCCGCCAAGGTGCTCACCAACGAGGACCTGGCCGGCATAGTCGCCACCAGCGACGAGTGGATCACGAGCCGGGTGGGCATCCGTACGCGCCACATCGCCGGGCCCGACGAACCGGTCGACGAACTGGCCGCCCACGCCGCCGCCAAGGCGCTCGCGGCGGCGGGCCTCGCGCCCGGCGACATCGACCTGGTCCTGGTCGCCACCTCCACCGCCATCGACCGCTCCCCGAACATGGCCGCCCGGGTCGCGGCCCGGCTCGGCATCCCGTCGCCCGCCGCGATGGACATCAACGTCGTCTGCGCGGGCTTCACCCACGCCCTGGCCACCGCCGACCACGCCGTCCGCGCGGGCGCCGCGGCCCGGGCGCTGGTGATCGGCGCCGACAAGATGTCCGACGTGACCGACTGGAGCGACCGTACGACCTGTGTGCTGGTCGGGGACGGGGCCGGCGCGGCCGTCGTGGAGGCGTCCCAGGAGGCCGGCATCGGGCCCGTGTTGTGGGGTTCGGTGCCCGAGATGGGGCACGCGGTGCGCATCGAGGGACAGCCCGCGCGGTTCGCGCAGGAAGGGCAGAGCGTCTACCGCTGGGCGACGACGCAGCTGCCGGCCATCGCCCGCAGGGCCTGCGAGCGGTCCGGCCTCGCGCCCGAGGACCTCGCCGCAGTTGTCCTGCACCAGGCCAATCTGCGCATCATCGAGCCCCTTGCCGTCAAGATCGGCGCCGTCAACGCCGTGGTCGCGCGCGATGTCTCGGAGTCCGGGAACACCTCGGCGGCGAGCATTCCGCTGGCGCTCTCCAAGCTCGTGGAACAGGGGCGGATCTCGTCCGGAGATCCGGTACTGCTGTTCGGGTTCGGGGGGAACCTGTCGTATGCGGGACAGGTCGTCCGCTGTCCCTGA
- a CDS encoding GntR family transcriptional regulator: MLSTGLPQGAVPKLERPGPLRDRVYEALLELITTRALQPGQHLVESELAGHLGVSRQPVREALQRLNTEGWVDLRPAQGAFVHEPTEEEADQLLTVRTLLEAEAARLAAAHADSAGIAVLESLCTEGEKAVAADDVDAAVALNARFHAKIMELAGNAVLAELAAQVDRRVRWYYTPVARQRGQQSWTEHRGMIAAITERDEQRATELMREHTEHTRRSYHGRQRS, translated from the coding sequence ATGTTGTCGACAGGACTGCCGCAGGGTGCGGTGCCCAAGCTCGAACGGCCCGGTCCGCTGCGCGACCGCGTCTACGAGGCGCTGCTCGAACTCATCACCACCCGCGCCCTTCAGCCGGGCCAGCACCTCGTCGAGAGCGAACTGGCAGGCCACCTCGGTGTGTCACGGCAGCCGGTGCGTGAGGCGCTGCAGCGGCTGAACACCGAGGGCTGGGTCGATCTGCGGCCCGCGCAGGGCGCGTTCGTGCACGAGCCGACGGAGGAGGAGGCCGACCAGCTGCTCACCGTCCGTACGCTCCTGGAGGCCGAGGCCGCCCGGCTCGCCGCCGCCCACGCCGACAGCGCCGGCATCGCGGTCCTGGAATCGCTGTGCACGGAGGGCGAGAAGGCCGTCGCCGCCGACGACGTGGACGCGGCCGTCGCCCTCAACGCCCGCTTCCACGCGAAGATCATGGAACTCGCGGGCAACGCGGTCCTCGCCGAGCTCGCCGCACAGGTCGACCGGCGCGTCCGCTGGTACTACACCCCCGTCGCCCGCCAGCGCGGGCAACAGTCCTGGACCGAGCACCGCGGGATGATCGCCGCGATCACCGAGCGGGACGAGCAGCGGGCCACGGAGCTGATGCGCGAGCACACGGAGCACACCCGGCGGTCGTATCACGGACGGCAGCGGTCGTAG
- a CDS encoding NAD(P)H-binding protein, which yields MTGATGNVGAEVVRALTEAGEPVRAMSRSGRAEGLPPQVEAVAGDLNRPETVRDALHGVRSLFLMPGYEGQSRILADARAAGVAHVVLLSGKSAELDDDNAVTRYLRAAESEVRASGLSWSFVRPVSFMSNALALADQIRDGDEVRVPFPGVRTADISLYDIAQVAARALRSAGHEGRVHTVTGPESLLPSDRVRILGEALGRELRTVGLTDDEARASMGARFPAPYVDAFFRFFVDGILDESQVLPTVQEVTGQAPRTFEQWAWGHTAAF from the coding sequence GTGACGGGTGCCACGGGGAACGTGGGTGCCGAAGTCGTCCGGGCGCTGACGGAGGCCGGGGAGCCGGTGCGTGCGATGAGCCGCTCCGGCCGGGCGGAGGGATTGCCGCCCCAAGTGGAGGCCGTGGCGGGCGACCTGAACCGGCCCGAGACCGTGCGGGACGCGCTCCACGGCGTACGGTCGCTGTTCCTGATGCCCGGCTACGAAGGGCAGAGCCGGATCCTGGCCGACGCGCGGGCGGCGGGCGTGGCGCACGTCGTGCTGCTGTCCGGGAAGTCGGCCGAGCTCGACGACGACAACGCGGTCACGCGCTATCTGCGGGCGGCCGAGTCGGAGGTGCGCGCGTCCGGGCTGTCGTGGTCCTTCGTGCGGCCGGTGAGCTTCATGTCCAACGCGCTGGCGCTGGCGGACCAGATCCGCGACGGCGACGAGGTGCGCGTACCGTTCCCCGGCGTGCGCACCGCGGACATCTCCCTGTACGACATCGCCCAGGTGGCCGCCCGCGCCCTCCGCTCGGCCGGGCACGAGGGCCGTGTCCACACGGTGACGGGGCCCGAATCCCTGCTGCCCTCGGACCGCGTCCGGATCCTCGGCGAGGCACTCGGCCGTGAACTGCGCACCGTCGGCCTCACGGACGACGAGGCACGCGCATCGATGGGCGCCCGCTTCCCGGCCCCGTACGTCGACGCGTTCTTCCGCTTCTTCGTCGACGGGATCCTGGACGAATCCCAGGTGTTGCCGACGGTCCAGGAAGTCACCGGGCAGGCACCGCGCACCTTCGAGCAGTGGGCGTGGGGGCACACGGCCGCGTTCTGA
- a CDS encoding ROK family protein, translating to MTARPANAHQARLLKLLRDGGPNSRAQLGDQIDLSRSKLAVEVDRLLETGLVVADGLAASRGGRRSHNVRLNPGLRFLGVDIGATSVDVAVTNAELEILGHLNQPMDVREGPVAVFEQVLSMAAKLRASGLAEGYDGAGIGVPGPVRFPEGVPVAPPIMPGWDGFPVREALSQELGCPVMVDNDVNLMAMGEQHAGVARSVGDFLCVKIGTGIGCGIVAGGDVHRGVTGSAGDIGHIQAVPDGRPCACGNRGCLEAHFSGAALARDAVEAVQQGLSEELASRLAANGTLTAVDVAAAAAAGDATALDLIREGGNRVGQVIAGLVSFFNPGLVVIGGGVTGLGHTLLAAIRTQVYRQSLPLATRNLPIVLGELGPTAGVIGAARLISDHLFSPA from the coding sequence ATGACGGCGCGACCCGCGAACGCCCATCAGGCCCGGCTGCTCAAGCTGCTGCGCGACGGAGGACCCAACTCCCGGGCCCAGCTGGGCGATCAGATCGACCTCTCGCGGTCCAAGCTGGCCGTGGAGGTGGACCGTCTGCTGGAGACGGGCCTGGTCGTGGCCGACGGACTCGCCGCCTCGCGCGGTGGCCGCCGCTCCCACAACGTCAGGCTCAACCCCGGGCTGCGCTTCCTCGGCGTCGACATCGGCGCGACCTCGGTCGACGTCGCCGTCACCAACGCCGAACTGGAGATCCTGGGACACCTCAACCAGCCCATGGACGTCCGCGAGGGCCCGGTCGCGGTCTTCGAGCAAGTCCTGTCCATGGCAGCGAAGTTGAGGGCCTCGGGGCTCGCGGAGGGGTACGACGGCGCCGGTATCGGCGTCCCCGGACCGGTCCGCTTCCCCGAGGGTGTCCCGGTGGCCCCGCCGATCATGCCGGGCTGGGACGGCTTCCCGGTGCGGGAGGCGCTCAGCCAGGAACTCGGCTGCCCGGTCATGGTCGACAACGACGTGAACCTCATGGCGATGGGGGAGCAGCACGCGGGCGTCGCACGCTCCGTGGGCGACTTCCTCTGCGTCAAGATCGGCACCGGTATCGGCTGCGGCATCGTCGCGGGCGGTGACGTCCACCGCGGTGTCACGGGCAGCGCGGGCGACATCGGGCACATCCAGGCCGTGCCCGACGGACGCCCCTGCGCCTGCGGCAACCGGGGTTGCCTGGAGGCCCACTTCAGCGGGGCGGCCCTCGCCCGGGACGCGGTGGAGGCGGTCCAGCAGGGGCTCTCGGAGGAACTCGCCTCGCGGCTGGCGGCGAACGGCACCCTGACCGCAGTCGATGTCGCCGCCGCGGCCGCCGCGGGTGACGCCACCGCCCTCGACCTGATCCGCGAGGGCGGCAACCGCGTCGGCCAGGTCATCGCCGGACTCGTCAGCTTCTTCAACCCCGGCCTGGTGGTGATCGGCGGCGGTGTGACCGGCCTCGGCCACACCCTGCTCGCCGCGATCCGCACCCAGGTCTACCGCCAGTCACTGCCGCTGGCGACCCGCAACCTGCCCATCGTTCTGGGGGAGTTGGGCCCCACCGCCGGAGTCATCGGCGCGGCCCGGCTCATCAGCGACCACCTGTTCTCACCCGCGTAA
- a CDS encoding sugar ABC transporter ATP-binding protein has translation MASEPPLLSMSGITKSFPGVRALDGVDLDVQAGEVHCLLGQNGAGKSTLIKVLAGAHQPDTGAIHWRGEAVTLRSPIAAMRLGIATIYQELDLVEHLSVAENVHLGHEPTAAGFVVRAKVARASTARLLKRLGHPEIDPARLVGELSAAQQQIVSMARALSHDVRLIVMDEPSAALDPDEVDNLFRIVGDLTADGVAVVYISHRLEEIRRIGDRVTVLKDGRAVAGGLPAKTTPTREVVALMTGRNVEYVFPERPAEDATAVRKPLLEVRGLARDGEFEPLDLSVRPGEIVGLAGLVGSGRSEILETIYGARKPSAGQVLVDGRALRPGSVRAAVRAGLGLAPEERKAQALLMLESVTRNVSVSSMSRFSRGGWIDRAAELGAARAATRELSLRPDNPNVPVRTLSGGNQQKAVLARWLLRGCRVLLLDEPTRGVDVGARAELYAVVRRLADEGLAVLLVSSEVPEVLGLADRVLVLREGRVVHTAPARELDEHRVLDLVMEGSPAS, from the coding sequence ATGGCATCAGAACCACCGCTGCTCAGTATGTCCGGCATCACCAAGTCGTTCCCCGGAGTCCGCGCCCTCGACGGCGTCGACCTCGACGTCCAGGCCGGTGAAGTGCACTGCCTGCTCGGCCAGAACGGCGCCGGCAAGTCCACTCTCATCAAGGTCCTGGCCGGCGCCCACCAGCCCGACACCGGCGCGATCCACTGGCGAGGCGAGGCGGTCACCCTCCGCTCGCCCATCGCCGCCATGCGCCTCGGCATCGCCACCATCTACCAGGAACTCGACCTGGTGGAGCACCTGTCGGTGGCGGAGAACGTCCACCTCGGCCATGAACCCACGGCCGCCGGATTCGTCGTACGCGCAAAGGTCGCGCGGGCGTCAACGGCGCGGCTCCTCAAGCGACTCGGCCATCCGGAGATCGATCCGGCGCGCCTGGTCGGCGAGTTGTCGGCGGCGCAGCAGCAGATCGTGTCCATGGCGCGGGCGCTCTCCCACGACGTACGACTGATCGTGATGGACGAGCCGTCCGCCGCCCTCGACCCGGACGAGGTCGACAACCTCTTCCGCATCGTCGGCGATCTCACCGCCGATGGCGTCGCCGTGGTCTACATCTCGCATCGGCTGGAGGAGATCCGCCGGATCGGCGACCGGGTGACCGTGCTGAAGGACGGGCGGGCCGTGGCGGGCGGGCTCCCGGCGAAGACGACGCCGACGCGCGAGGTCGTGGCGCTGATGACGGGACGCAACGTCGAGTACGTCTTTCCCGAGCGGCCGGCCGAGGACGCGACGGCGGTCCGGAAGCCGCTGCTGGAGGTCCGAGGGCTCGCCCGGGACGGGGAGTTCGAGCCCCTCGACCTGAGCGTGCGGCCCGGTGAGATCGTCGGGCTCGCCGGACTGGTGGGCTCGGGGCGCTCGGAGATCCTGGAGACGATCTACGGGGCCAGGAAGCCCAGCGCCGGTCAAGTCCTCGTGGACGGGCGGGCGTTGAGACCCGGGAGTGTGCGGGCCGCCGTGCGTGCCGGACTCGGGCTTGCGCCCGAGGAGCGCAAGGCGCAGGCGCTGCTGATGCTGGAGTCCGTCACCCGCAACGTCTCCGTCTCCTCCATGTCCCGCTTCTCGCGCGGCGGCTGGATCGACCGGGCCGCCGAACTGGGGGCCGCGCGGGCCGCGACCCGCGAGCTGTCGCTGCGGCCCGACAACCCGAACGTGCCGGTCCGCACCCTCTCCGGCGGCAACCAGCAAAAGGCCGTCCTGGCCCGCTGGCTGCTGCGCGGCTGCCGCGTCCTGCTGCTCGACGAACCCACCCGCGGCGTCGACGTCGGCGCTCGCGCCGAACTGTACGCAGTCGTACGCCGGTTGGCCGACGAAGGCCTCGCCGTCCTGCTCGTCTCCAGCGAAGTGCCCGAAGTGCTGGGCCTCGCCGACCGCGTCCTGGTGCTGCGCGAGGGCCGTGTCGTTCACACGGCGCCCGCCCGCGAACTCGACGAACACCGTGTACTCGACCTCGTCATGGAAGGAAGCCCGGCGTCATGA